One Aegilops tauschii subsp. strangulata cultivar AL8/78 chromosome 2, Aet v6.0, whole genome shotgun sequence genomic window, TGACGCCGATGGTGCTCGAACACACGATCTAAGCATCAAAGGTGAAGCGATACAACCAGTTGAGCTACTACTCAATACTGTTTATATCCTAGCGCAAAACCTAAAGGAACCAACTCCGAGCACATATACGAATTATGTTCGGAATTTTGGTAGCAAGTTTTTTTTGAAACGCAGTGTCCTGTAAATCATAAACATTGTCCAAATTTGCGAACAAAtgtgaaaaaaaaacagaaacatttTCCTAAAATCATGACCAGTTTTTTTAAGGAACATATTTTTAAATTccagaacaaaatttgaaaacatgaacaatatttgaatttaTGAACAAATTTTGGAAGtagaacattttttaaaacatcTAAAAAGTTAAAACGtgaacattatttggaatttaccAACAATATTTGAAAAcggaaacattttttgaaataccaaacattttttgaaagaTGTGAAAATTTTGAGTAAAAACATTACGAGCtgaaaacacaaacattttttaaagtctggaacattttttttaaatccgaacatattttagatttgtgaacaatttttgaaataatgaacatttttctaaaattCCAAACAATTTTCGAAACATGAACATTAAAAATacagaaaacaaaaacaaaagaaaaggaaaaaaaagggaCCAAGAAACAGAAAATTGGAAAACCATGAGGACCAATGAGAAAACTGGAAAACCGGCAAAGGAATAAAAACCAGTCAGGGAACATTCTAGAAAGTTTCCAAAACCGCCTAGTTAGCGTTGGTGAATTGGGCCGGCCCGTTTCTAGCGCTGCTGGCGGTCGGTGTGTGCGTTGCGTCGACATTTTGACGCAATAAGCGGCAAATAGGGCATTTCGCCTAACCCGGCCTGGATTTTTCTGGCTGGGCTGTCCATGCCCAGGGTCTAATGGGTAGTCCGTCTGTGATGACATTTGCatgggagcaactagttaacgagcgctccttcagtagcctcgcaacgatcaacgccacttggcgcgctctcagccattcgccacgtatcgcgctctggacgctccctccagatttgtttttttttatttttccgcacgcgttttcggctttttaaacggtttttttcGGGTTTTTTCGACGTTTAGGTTTTCCGCCGGTCTTCCTTAACTTTTCGACCAAAAAAAATTCGAAAAAAAAAATTTTTACccgaaaaaacgcgttttttttttcgaaaagtcacggttttttcttccgtgagaggcacgattgtgctttagcgagagttaCGGCCGTGCCTTTTGGAAACAAAAAAAACATGTTTTATGTTTTTTTTTCttgagagtcacggttttgcttccgtaagaggcacggttgtgcttgcgcgagagtcacggtcgtgcctctcggaaagggaaaaacaaaacacgttttttgttttttttttcttttgcgagagtcacggttttgcttacgcgagaggcacggttgtgctttcgtgagagtcacggccgtgcctctccgTAACGGAAAAAAcatacgcgttttctgttttttttcgcgaaagtcacggttttgctttcgccagaggcacggttgtgctttcgcgagagtcacgggcgtgcctctttcggaaagggaaaaaacgtgttttttgtttttttccttccacgagagtcacggtttttctTCCCCGAGGGGCACGGTTGTGATTTTGCGaaaggcacgggcgtgcctctttcagaaaggaaaaaaaaacgtgctcccggtttggttttttTGTCCGGTTTTTTTGGTCCGGTTTTTTTTCATAAAAAAAaattcgtcaaaacctatcaacatgggatctaattttgaagatctcgacgcgaggaatgcAATGATGATaacggtttgagatttggacgcacggtttaaaagataaaacgttttgaataaacggatctacgaaaaaagggaaaactaacaggttgcgacaagtggcgcgctgcatgtgcgccacttgtcgtgaTCTGAGAAGgtggagtgttctttgcaacgagtacttcTTAATTAGTTATTTCGCATTTGCATGGGGACGGACATCAGGGCCGTGGAGTGGAGAGGGTCAAAGTGGCAGATATTATCATCTCGCAGTAAGACAttctgagataaaggaaaggaatCCTCCATGCCTTTGCAGGAGAAATTCGTTACACATGTGGACGTACATACACAGGTACAATTTTCAACCAACACACATACGTAACCACAGGCCACGCTACTCCGTAGATTCTGGTACTGGTATCCGAGACCTTATTCAGTTCATTCATGCGCAGCAGCAGAGCGTCGGCGCGGACATTACGAGTTGACCTTGGAGCAGACGAGCCTGATCTGCCCCTGCGTCCCCGTCTTTGGCGCGATGTTTCCCATGTTTATCATGGCCGTCGTGAAGGCGCTGTTGAACGTGGCCGCGCTGGTCGCGAAGCTCATGACCGTGTTGTCGGCGCCGCCGCCATTGAACAGCACCTGGTCCGAGTGAAGCAGCCCCTTCTGGGACATGAGGTTGGTGTAGTAGGAGTTGTCGAACGCATTGGGCGTCGCTGTGTCCAGCGGCGCcaggctgctgtcgccgccggACTGGGGGCAGTTGGCCCTGAGAGATGTCGCGAAGGTGGTGTTGATGTTGGTCTCGTTGTAGATCCTGTCCCTGAAAAACCGGCACTGCGATTGCCCGATCGTGTGGGCGCCTGCAGATAGATCGAGAGCACACCCGTGTCAGAATATCTCTTGCCAGTCGTTGTGGTGAAGTTTGAGCTAGATATTAGCGGGGTGTACCTGAGAGGGCAACCATGTCTGTCATGCTGAGCTGCTTGTTGCCGAACAAGGTGGTGAGGTTTTGGAGGTCGAAGGTAGGAGGTGGCAGGTCATTTTCCGCGTTGGTCTTGCTTGCAGTGGTGGAGTCCCTCCTCCCCAGAAGAACTGTCCATGTCGGCCCACCCAGCTGCTTGGTATGCGCAGAATTAGTTCCAAACCACAGTTCAGATACTAGAACTACTGGCATGTGCTTCATCAATACATGCATCAGAGCTACTGTAGTAATTGTCGAGCTTACCGCGACGACGGAGTcacgggcggcgacggcgaggatgTCGGCGCAGGAGACGGTCTGCTTGCACACGGCCTCCACCTGGGTCTTGATGTTGTCGATGACGTTCATGCCACGAATGGAATTGTTGTTCGGGGCTGCGCCCTGCTCGCCGATGAAGCTCCCCGTGTCCGCCAACAGAACAGACCCGTCACATCCCTGGAAAGAATTTCAGAAACACTATCATTTGACAGTTTCTTTTACAGCGTGACTGTCTAATACTGCCAACTGAGTAAGGTTATGGGACTTGCTGTCAAAAAAAAAAGAGTAAGGTTATGGGACTTGCATCGACGAAGCAGTCGTGGAAGTGCAGCCGGACCAGCGACGCCCCCATGCGGGTTTCGGTGTTCAGGGCGGCCGTCACGCCGGCCTTGATGGTGGCCAGCGCGTTGGGGCACGACGTGTCGTAGAACGTCGACGACAGCTGCGCCGACGCCGCGGAGGCCATTGCCACGAGCACTACTAAGCCAAGGCAAGAGGCAGAGGCCATCACTGATCTAGCGACTAGTGTAATACTATACCAGAGTGTTAAGTGGTGCTTCTGCCCCACTTTTCTTGACTTGGCCGTGGCTTGCAAGAGACAACACTAGCATTGAACATATATATAGCCAGCAGAGGTTCTGGAGCCACGGGCGCCCGTGGCTAAAACCTCCAAATGTTGTGCCTAACTCGTCCATGGAGACGATACTAGCGGACATGTTGGCAATTATTGCCCTGGAGAAAGGATACCCCACAAACAAAATACTATTCGTACGCTTGGCATGGAACGTTCTCACGTTGATTTGATTACCAGTTTGGTACAGCGTATTTGACATAAACAAATTTATTCGGCCAACACCAACATCAAATGCATTATTGGCGCAAGAAATTTTGCGGCATATTCGCTCAGCGTATTCATGCATGATTGCATATGGTCAGTTCGATCGGGCCTTATCATAGTATTTCTCACACGAAAACATGCACACACCAGTGGCATATCATATCTCTGCCGAATACTTACCCACATGTGACATGTGGTTTGTCTCTGAACGTGTGGCAGTTTGATCCATGGGTCAGGTGTCACCTCATCCTCATTTTCAAAATTAACAACTGTTCAGTAGAGCTAGTTAGCCAagatgacccccccccccccccccaacatcAAGGATTTGTAGTTAATTTATTGATAAACAGTGCAGACTTCATGGTTATTTGCTGCTAAAAGCATGTTTTTATATGATTTGGCCCTCTCTAACCTGCCTCAACATCCCTCGGCCCCCCTAATACAATTTTTCTGGCTCCGCCACTGAAGATGATAACACGAGCGCCCCCTTCTCCCATTAATTCGGACGTAAGTATAGTACATATGGTCCAGATAATTACTAGCTAGTGTTCTTTCGCTGCACTATGGACCAAATTCCATGGACGCATGCACCCGCAATACAGACTGGAAAAGGTGCCGGCGCAATGGCCGGCGCGTCCACTTCAGGCAGTAAATTTCGCAGGTGACCACCAGCTGACAGTCATGCGGTTTCTTACTTGCCGGTACTCGATACGCACAGACAGTATGGTCCTCAACTACAGTATTCAGTAGACCACTGGAGTGTGTCATGTTAAATGCACATACGAGATAGGGTATCTCATTCTCATGGGCGTGCGTTGGGCGCACTCGTGGATGTGCGTCCAGTCGTCATTCATCAACCTCTAAAATTTGTCTCTTGGTCAAAAAATGAAATACTACTACTACTTGTACAGTGTGATGGATTATGGATGAGCTTAGGCCCATATAAGACAATAATCCCTAGTTAATCTCTAAGGCCCATGCATGTGTACGGCAAGTGGTGGGAAgtgtgggaagtttagtcccatactgctacagtaagaagagtgagacctttttataagggctgctctaccacttgctattgggagcttgggaataggagctgtacacgcgcgctcctccttctccgccgcccgcctcgcctcgcctcgtcaCGATGCGCCGCGGGTTGCGGAAATGAGCCGAGCCGAAGCTTATTTCGCCCCTGGGGCTATTCGCGGACTCGGTCGTGGGCCTGGCCCAGGCCCATCTACCTGACGGTCTATATAAGAAGGCACTGGCCAGTGGAGTGAACCCTAACtcagttcactcactccctctcgtACAACCCTAGCCATCATCTACTGTTCCTCTCTTTGTGCTGCTTCCGGCGATCCCATCTCGACGACCGCGTGCACGGTTGGTCGGGAGAGCAGCTGCCTCCGGAACCCTGTCGTTCGAGATCCTGCCCGGGAGAACGGCAATAAGGTTTTTGGGAAGCGTCTCGACGCGACTGCTCCCGATCCGTCCCCGTCTCCGTCCGCCTCTGCTTCCACTACTTCCCCTGCATCGACCCCATGGCTGACGACGCCGCCGCAAAGAAGAAggcctcggccgccgccgccgccgcgttggcctggccaaccggaggGTATGACTCGTTCATCTGAGATGCATACCGTATTTGCCATGATTACAGTTTACTCGTGGATTAGATTAGTCGGAAAAGTgctaatatttccaacaatccaaaaaccttatttgAGGCACTTTTCGACTCATGGCTTCGCCGCTACTCTGAAACCGGAAAAGTTTACTGGAATGCATTTTAAGCGTTGGCAGACGAGGACTACCTTGTGGCTCAGAGCAATGAACATGTTCTGGGTTGGTGGTGTGTCTCCCATGGTaacgattgctcctgaacaggagaatGCGTTTAGGGAGGCAACCACCATCTTTGTTGGAGCTGTTCTTACTGTGATCGGGGACAAGCTAGTCGACGCATATCTCCATATGCGCGTTGCCAAGAATTTGTGGGATGCGCTCGAAGCTAAGTTCGGCGCAACTGATGCTGGCAGTGAGTTGTATGCCATGGAGCAGTTCCATGATTACAGGATGGTTGATAACCGTCCTGTATTGGACCAGGCTCATGAAATACAATGCATTGCCAAGGAGCTGGAGCTCCTGAAGTGTGagttaccggacaagtttgtcgcGGGTTGCATTATTGCAAAACTCCCTCCTGGATGAAGGAACTTTGCTACTTCTCTCAAGCACTTGAGACGTGAATTCTCTGTTGAGGATGTCATCGGTCATCTAAGTGTTGAGCAGAACTCGAGAGCAAAGGACTCACACGTGAAAGGGGCAGAGGGTTCTTCTAGCGCCAATGTGGTGCAGAAGAACTCCCACAAGTTCAAGGAAAAGAACTCTGTCTAGCAGAATACTACCTTCAAGAAGAATGGTAAGAAGAAAGATAAGAAGAGAGCTGGGTGCTTCACTTGTGGTTCAGATGAAcattgggcaaacaagtgcccaaacaagtataagaagccaggacaggacgcAAAGTATGTCAATGTGACTCTGAGCAACAATGATGCGGCATCCAGGTATGGTAATCTGCTTACCATACTTTCAGTTTGTCAGTCCAGCGATTGGTgcgttgacactggggccaatattcatgtgtgtgctgatgtgtctttgttttcttcttaccaggtcacACGAGATTGTTCCGTCCTGATGGGGAACGGCTCgcatgcttctgttcatggtgttggcacggtagatctgaagtttacttcgggaaagatcgtgcaactgaagaacgtgcagcatgtccccgctatcaagaagaatctcgttagtggctcccttctatgtaaaGAAGGGTTTAAGTTAGTATTTGAGTCTAACAAAGTAGTCGTATCTCGATATGGACTATTTGTTGGAAAAGGATATGATTGTGGTGGTTTGTTCCACCTTTCCCTGGAGGATTTCTGTAATAAAGTTGTGAACCAAATTCATTCTAATGTGAACGAATGTGAggtttggcattcacgtctttgtcacataAATTTCGGTTGTATGACGCGGCTAGCTAAGATGAATCTAACCCCaagtttcactttagccaaaggctctaagtgccatgcgtgtgtgcaagcaaagcaacctcgtaagcctcacaagcctgcgaaggagagacacctggcaccactagagctcatacattcagatctctgtgagatgaatggtgtgttgactaaaggtggaaagaaatacttcatgactttgattgatgattCCACTTGATTCTGTTATGTGTATTTGTTAAATACAAAGGATGAGGCTCTACACCAGTTTAAAATCTATAAGGCTGAAGTTGAGAACCAACTTGAGAAGAAAATAAAACGAGTCCGGtctgatcgtggtggagagtacttttCTAGTGAGTTTGATCTATtctgtgcggaacatggtattattcatgagaggacgcctccctattcaccccagtCAAATGGGGTTGCCGAAcggaaaaaccgtactctaac contains:
- the LOC109773170 gene encoding peroxidase 2, yielding MASASCLGLVVLVAMASAASAQLSSTFYDTSCPNALATIKAGVTAALNTETRMGASLVRLHFHDCFVDGCDGSVLLADTGSFIGEQGAAPNNNSIRGMNVIDNIKTQVEAVCKQTVSCADILAVAARDSVVALGGPTWTVLLGRRDSTTASKTNAENDLPPPTFDLQNLTTLFGNKQLSMTDMVALSGAHTIGQSQCRFFRDRIYNETNINTTFATSLRANCPQSGGDSSLAPLDTATPNAFDNSYYTNLMSQKGLLHSDQVLFNGGGADNTVMSFATSAATFNSAFTTAMINMGNIAPKTGTQGQIRLVCSKVNS